One part of the Streptomyces lydicus genome encodes these proteins:
- a CDS encoding non-ribosomal peptide synthetase: protein MRWELSPHQVDLYTADQAAEDPSTYLVNCVYRITGPADEPRLAERFTRLAETYPVLASRVVEDDGAWFLEPAPDPPLLRSLQVADAPDCTAARLRLREELTRPLDLSKGPLCRAVLFRYGPDTADLVLIAHHLVVDGRSMELIARGVLTDETTEPAADWGDWAAAARARLPRRAGRAAEIRAELATADVVPSLDWAGAAGDTPGAGGTAPTGGGVAEALLPAALHRSLRDLGTELGVTPYSAVLAAAALVLGRNSGAARPVIGTTVSRRSPAHATTVGYFNNTTPVPVRLDGQATVADFLRAVHRRGVQAYRDADLPLSSVLPGAGLTAPQLVVSAIDTLPALRDGDRHAVPHEDQGLGTAHFPLTLGLYQEHERTDGIRMLLRHQRALVTEEAAALFFRQLTAVLTHFTDRPDRRLDDVDTLPDGELAALLATGRGARLTDPPVALTELFAHRVREAAGHTAVVCRDESVSYGELDARSRQLAQALIESGVRPGDRVGVCLDRGVGQIAAVLAVLRAGAAYVPLDPDYPPQRLAFVIEDTGLRTVVTEGGLLADVPGLHRVAPDAAPEDPGVPLPAVGPEATAYLIHTSGSTGRPKGVRVSHRNVTALLAATREEYAPGARDVWSYFHSLAFDFSVWEIWGCLLTGGRLVVVPYDVSRDAEAFHALLRAEGVTVLNQTPSAFAQLVNTEAFRAGGLAVRLLIFGGEALDRGVLLPWLDRYPEDVCRPVNMYGITETTVFCTWHPVDRAEALRGSRSIGRPIPGWDLYVRDDRGRPAAPGVPGEIWVGGAGVTQGYLDRPELNAERFPEDDLTGTPGARLYRSGDLGRFLPDGQIEYLGRRDDQVKIRGHRIELGEIRHALLEDDRVRAAASLVRAPDGPATARIDAYVVTDAPRELADIRQRLAERLPGYLLPATLTAVPELPLTANGKLDTALLPDPRPAQPPSAPAPAEQSGPEAAMAALWERVLGLPVGPDDNFFDLGGTSVQAVLLATALREENYPAIRLRDIFRNSTPRRLAAAVAPRTDA, encoded by the coding sequence GTGCGCTGGGAGCTGTCCCCCCATCAGGTCGACCTCTACACGGCCGACCAGGCCGCCGAGGACCCCTCGACCTATCTCGTGAACTGCGTCTACCGGATCACCGGTCCGGCCGACGAGCCCCGGCTCGCCGAGCGCTTCACGCGCCTGGCCGAGACCTACCCCGTGCTCGCCTCCCGCGTGGTCGAGGACGACGGGGCATGGTTCCTGGAGCCCGCACCGGACCCGCCGCTGCTGCGCTCCCTGCAGGTCGCGGACGCACCGGACTGCACGGCCGCCCGCCTGCGGCTGCGCGAGGAGCTGACCCGGCCCCTGGACCTCTCCAAGGGGCCGCTGTGCCGGGCCGTCCTGTTCCGGTACGGGCCGGACACCGCCGACCTCGTGCTCATCGCCCACCACCTCGTGGTCGACGGGCGGTCCATGGAACTGATCGCCCGCGGGGTCCTGACGGACGAGACCACCGAGCCCGCCGCCGACTGGGGCGACTGGGCGGCCGCGGCCCGCGCCCGGCTGCCCCGGCGCGCCGGTCGCGCGGCCGAGATCCGGGCCGAGCTGGCCACGGCCGACGTCGTCCCCTCCCTGGACTGGGCGGGCGCCGCGGGTGACACGCCCGGAGCCGGCGGCACCGCCCCCACCGGCGGCGGCGTCGCCGAGGCACTGCTGCCCGCCGCGCTGCACCGGAGCCTCCGCGACCTCGGCACCGAACTGGGCGTCACCCCCTATTCGGCCGTCCTCGCCGCGGCGGCCCTCGTCCTCGGCCGCAACTCCGGCGCCGCCCGCCCGGTCATCGGCACCACCGTCTCGCGGCGTTCACCGGCACACGCCACCACCGTCGGCTACTTCAACAACACCACTCCGGTCCCGGTCCGCCTCGACGGGCAGGCCACCGTGGCGGACTTCCTGCGGGCGGTGCACCGGCGCGGTGTGCAGGCGTACCGCGACGCCGACCTGCCGCTGTCCTCCGTGCTGCCGGGGGCCGGCCTCACCGCGCCCCAGCTGGTCGTGTCGGCCATCGACACGCTGCCCGCACTGCGCGACGGGGACCGGCACGCCGTCCCGCACGAGGACCAGGGCCTGGGGACCGCCCACTTCCCGCTGACCCTCGGCCTGTACCAGGAGCACGAGCGCACGGACGGCATCCGGATGCTGCTGCGCCACCAGCGGGCCCTGGTCACCGAGGAGGCCGCCGCCCTCTTCTTCCGCCAACTCACGGCGGTGCTGACCCACTTCACCGACCGGCCCGACCGGCGCCTGGACGACGTGGACACCCTGCCGGACGGGGAACTCGCCGCCCTGCTCGCCACCGGCCGGGGCGCGCGGCTCACGGATCCGCCGGTCGCCCTGACCGAGCTGTTCGCGCACCGGGTGCGCGAGGCCGCCGGGCACACCGCCGTGGTCTGCCGGGACGAAAGCGTCAGTTACGGCGAACTCGACGCACGCTCACGGCAGTTGGCGCAAGCGCTGATCGAATCGGGGGTCCGCCCCGGTGACCGGGTCGGGGTCTGTCTCGACCGGGGCGTCGGGCAGATCGCCGCCGTGCTCGCCGTGCTCCGCGCGGGCGCCGCCTACGTCCCCCTCGACCCCGACTACCCGCCGCAGCGCCTCGCCTTCGTCATCGAGGACACCGGGCTGCGGACCGTCGTCACCGAGGGCGGCCTGCTCGCGGACGTCCCCGGCCTGCACCGGGTCGCGCCGGACGCCGCACCGGAGGACCCCGGTGTTCCGCTGCCTGCCGTGGGCCCCGAGGCCACCGCGTACCTCATCCACACGTCCGGCTCGACCGGTCGCCCGAAGGGTGTCCGGGTCAGCCACCGCAATGTGACCGCCCTGCTCGCCGCGACCCGTGAGGAGTACGCACCGGGCGCCCGCGACGTCTGGTCGTACTTCCACTCGCTCGCCTTCGACTTCTCCGTCTGGGAGATCTGGGGGTGCCTGCTCACCGGCGGCCGGCTGGTCGTCGTCCCCTATGACGTCTCCCGCGACGCGGAGGCGTTCCACGCGCTGCTGCGCGCCGAGGGCGTGACGGTGCTCAACCAGACCCCGTCGGCCTTCGCGCAGTTGGTGAACACCGAGGCGTTCCGCGCCGGCGGCCTGGCGGTGCGCCTGCTGATCTTCGGCGGGGAGGCCCTCGACCGGGGGGTGCTGCTGCCCTGGCTGGACCGCTACCCCGAGGACGTCTGCCGGCCCGTCAACATGTACGGGATCACCGAGACCACCGTCTTCTGCACCTGGCACCCCGTCGACCGGGCCGAGGCGCTGCGCGGCAGCCGCTCCATCGGGCGGCCGATACCCGGTTGGGACCTCTATGTCCGCGACGACCGCGGCCGGCCTGCCGCACCCGGAGTGCCCGGTGAGATCTGGGTCGGCGGGGCCGGCGTCACCCAGGGCTATCTCGACCGGCCGGAGCTGAACGCCGAACGCTTCCCCGAGGACGATCTGACGGGCACGCCCGGTGCCCGCCTCTACCGCAGCGGCGATCTCGGCCGGTTCCTGCCCGACGGGCAGATCGAGTACCTCGGCCGGCGCGACGACCAGGTGAAGATCCGCGGGCACCGCATCGAGCTCGGCGAGATCCGGCACGCCCTTCTGGAGGACGACCGGGTACGGGCGGCCGCCTCCCTGGTACGGGCCCCCGACGGGCCGGCGACCGCACGCATCGACGCGTACGTGGTCACCGACGCGCCCCGGGAGCTGGCGGACATCCGGCAGCGGCTCGCCGAGCGACTGCCCGGCTATCTGCTGCCCGCCACCCTCACCGCGGTACCCGAACTGCCCCTCACCGCCAACGGGAAGCTCGACACCGCGCTGCTCCCCGACCCCCGGCCCGCGCAGCCCCCCTCGGCACCCGCCCCGGCGGAGCAGTCGGGGCCCGAGGCGGCCATGGCCGCCCTCTGGGAGCGGGTCCTGGGCCTTCCGGTGGGCCCCGACGACAACTTCTTCGACCTCGGTGGCACCTCCGTGCAGGCCGTGCTGCTGGCCACCGCGCTGCGCGAGGAGAACTACCCCGCCATCCGGTTGCGGGACATCTTCCGCAACTCCACGCCCCGCCGGCTGGCCGCCGCGGTCGCCCCGCGGACAGACGCATGA
- a CDS encoding non-ribosomal peptide synthetase translates to MTSIDDPGNTVRPADSGQTRFFLLDQQGGRATTLLQHIRIDGPVDLERMAAAARAVCAAQPALRTSLHPTAEGLAQRTHPVTDVDVRTGRADDEGALGGWIDEARAPFPHGAGPLCRIRLVGAPGGAHCLVGVHHAVFDEDSAAILLRQLAHAYTEGPEALPVAATHRPPQRPERRAALHAFWADHLAGAPADTALPALATEPGAGHGAVSLPLDAELTAALHRQARESGATPFAQLLAAVAVVVGWYSDSEDIVLATVATTRAAADDDVIGCLQNTLPVRLPLHGADTGTVLDRTVDALFDALDHCDLPLEDILTASGTPRRPGRTPLTQIICTQATAPAPLTTGDLRWQLVPADEVRSEYGLSVTLQQESSAALALTVGYDRAALPAASARRFAEHLAGALAAFGTAPAVPLTALRLYDPVAPASAPTGAADTGPAVPELIAGHARRTPDAVALIAGTERVSYAELDRRVGELAAALIEAGVRPGDRVGVCLPRTADLLVALVAAWRAGAAYLPLDPGYPEGRLRLMVEDARPSVVIGDAPAARLLAATGVRLVAPDAVAGRAPGRWPVPAPQDPAYVIHTSGSTGRPKGVIVRHENLAALFAAFARELPEPPQVSVAGASISFDISVLELFWPLATGRTVLLTSHRQVADAEVPRGALYQCTPTMARILADDPAGRRLLGGLAVLFVGGEPLARDLADRLTDLVPGPVFNCYGPTETTVWSTVWRVRPQVPVHIGRPLAGEECRVVDAHGRPLPPGVPGRLLILGAGVGSGYWQRPDLTAERFAPYDGRSSYDTGDLAVLDPEEGLRFLGRADTQVKILGQRIELDEIETVLRTHPAVQEAAVTVTGDGTAVTACLIPTDPAGAPGTGGPAPAPAELAEALRRHAAVSLVPAMIPAGWLLVEALPQLPNGKLDRAAVAQWAAGAPPAAPAPAPAEPSAGPLSDRATEVVRRAWEHVLGAPVHGLDTHFFDLGGTSGQIVRVLALLQNPYPQLTTADLFRYTTVRAIARHVDATGEDGGGAPGGSRPVVRAAARTQALSGWRRRTERSR, encoded by the coding sequence GTGACGAGCATTGACGATCCCGGGAATACGGTCAGGCCGGCCGACTCGGGACAGACCCGGTTTTTTCTGCTCGACCAGCAGGGCGGCAGAGCGACGACACTGCTCCAGCACATCCGCATCGACGGCCCCGTCGACCTCGAACGGATGGCCGCGGCCGCGAGGGCGGTCTGCGCGGCACAGCCCGCGCTGCGGACGTCACTGCACCCGACGGCGGAGGGGCTCGCCCAGCGCACCCACCCCGTCACCGACGTCGACGTCCGGACCGGGCGGGCGGACGACGAGGGCGCCCTCGGCGGATGGATCGACGAGGCCCGCGCCCCGTTCCCGCACGGCGCAGGACCGCTGTGCCGGATCCGGCTCGTCGGTGCCCCCGGGGGCGCGCACTGCCTCGTCGGCGTGCACCACGCCGTGTTCGACGAGGACTCCGCGGCCATCCTGCTGCGGCAGCTCGCCCACGCGTACACCGAGGGGCCCGAGGCGCTCCCCGTCGCCGCCACGCACCGGCCCCCGCAGCGGCCCGAACGCCGCGCGGCCCTCCACGCGTTCTGGGCCGACCACCTCGCCGGCGCGCCCGCGGACACCGCCCTGCCGGCCCTCGCGACCGAGCCGGGTGCCGGGCACGGCGCGGTGTCCCTGCCGCTCGACGCCGAACTCACCGCCGCACTGCACCGACAGGCCCGGGAGAGCGGGGCCACGCCCTTCGCGCAGCTGCTCGCCGCCGTCGCCGTGGTCGTCGGCTGGTACAGCGATTCCGAGGACATCGTGCTCGCCACCGTCGCCACCACCCGCGCCGCGGCGGACGACGACGTCATCGGCTGTCTCCAGAACACCCTGCCGGTACGCCTGCCGCTGCACGGCGCCGACACCGGCACGGTGCTCGACCGGACCGTCGACGCGCTGTTCGACGCCCTCGACCACTGCGACCTGCCCCTTGAGGACATCCTCACCGCGTCGGGAACGCCCCGCCGCCCCGGCCGGACCCCGCTGACGCAGATCATCTGCACCCAGGCCACCGCACCCGCCCCGTTGACCACCGGCGACCTGCGGTGGCAGCTCGTACCGGCCGACGAGGTACGCAGCGAGTACGGCCTCTCCGTCACGCTCCAGCAGGAGTCCTCGGCTGCCCTCGCCCTGACGGTCGGTTACGACCGCGCCGCGCTGCCCGCGGCCTCGGCGCGCCGCTTCGCCGAGCATCTGGCCGGGGCGCTCGCGGCGTTCGGCACCGCGCCCGCGGTCCCGCTCACCGCGCTGCGCCTGTACGACCCGGTTGCACCGGCCTCCGCCCCCACCGGAGCGGCCGACACCGGCCCGGCGGTGCCCGAGCTGATCGCCGGGCACGCCCGGCGCACACCCGACGCCGTCGCCCTGATCGCGGGGACCGAGCGGGTGTCCTACGCCGAACTCGACCGCCGGGTGGGGGAATTGGCCGCCGCGCTGATCGAAGCCGGTGTGCGGCCCGGCGACCGGGTCGGCGTGTGCCTGCCGAGGACGGCGGACCTGCTCGTGGCCCTGGTCGCCGCATGGCGGGCGGGTGCGGCCTACCTGCCGCTGGACCCCGGCTACCCGGAGGGCCGGCTCCGGCTGATGGTCGAGGACGCCCGCCCGTCCGTGGTCATCGGCGACGCCCCGGCCGCGCGGCTCCTGGCGGCCACCGGCGTCCGGCTGGTCGCCCCCGACGCCGTGGCCGGCCGCGCGCCGGGCCGGTGGCCGGTGCCCGCACCGCAGGACCCCGCCTATGTCATCCACACCTCCGGCTCGACCGGCAGGCCCAAGGGCGTGATCGTCCGTCACGAGAACCTGGCCGCGCTGTTCGCGGCCTTCGCGCGGGAACTCCCCGAGCCGCCCCAGGTCTCGGTCGCCGGCGCGAGCATCTCCTTCGACATCAGCGTGCTGGAGCTGTTCTGGCCGCTCGCCACCGGCCGCACGGTGCTGCTGACCAGTCACCGGCAGGTCGCCGACGCGGAGGTGCCGCGCGGCGCGCTCTACCAGTGCACCCCCACCATGGCCCGGATCCTGGCCGACGACCCGGCCGGCCGGCGGCTGCTCGGCGGCCTCGCGGTCCTGTTCGTGGGCGGCGAACCGCTGGCCCGCGACCTGGCCGACCGGCTGACCGACCTGGTGCCGGGCCCGGTGTTCAACTGCTACGGCCCGACCGAGACCACCGTCTGGTCGACGGTGTGGCGGGTCCGGCCCCAGGTACCCGTGCACATCGGCCGTCCGCTGGCCGGCGAGGAGTGCCGGGTGGTCGACGCCCACGGCCGCCCGCTGCCACCCGGCGTCCCCGGCCGGCTGCTGATCCTCGGGGCGGGGGTGGGCTCGGGCTACTGGCAGCGGCCGGACCTGACCGCCGAGCGCTTCGCCCCGTACGACGGCCGCAGCAGCTACGACACCGGGGACCTGGCCGTCCTCGACCCCGAGGAGGGGCTGCGCTTCCTCGGCCGGGCCGACACCCAGGTCAAGATCCTCGGCCAGCGCATCGAACTCGACGAGATCGAGACCGTGTTGCGGACCCACCCCGCCGTCCAGGAGGCCGCGGTCACCGTCACCGGCGACGGCACCGCGGTCACCGCCTGCCTGATCCCCACCGACCCGGCGGGCGCACCCGGTACCGGGGGCCCGGCACCGGCGCCGGCCGAACTCGCCGAGGCACTCCGCCGGCACGCGGCCGTCTCGCTCGTGCCCGCGATGATCCCGGCCGGCTGGCTGCTGGTCGAGGCGCTGCCCCAGCTGCCCAACGGGAAACTGGACCGCGCCGCGGTGGCCCAATGGGCGGCCGGGGCGCCGCCGGCGGCGCCCGCACCCGCGCCGGCCGAGCCGTCGGCGGGGCCGCTCTCCGACCGGGCCACCGAGGTGGTCCGGCGCGCCTGGGAACACGTCCTCGGCGCCCCCGTCCACGGCCTGGACACCCACTTCTTCGACCTGGGCGGCACCTCCGGACAGATCGTGCGGGTGCTCGCCCTCCTCCAGAACCCGTACCCGCAGCTCACCACGGCCGACCTCTTCCGCTACACCACCGTCCGTGCCATCGCCCGCCATGTCGACGCGACCGGCGAGGACGGCGGGGGAGCCCCGGGAGGCTCCCGGCCCGTGGTGCGTGCCGCCGCCCGGACGCAGGCCCTCAGCGGCTGGCGCCGGCGAACCGAACGATCTCGATAG
- a CDS encoding type I polyketide synthase: protein MTELDNAVAVVGLALRAPGASDPETFLARLAGGEVSLPAARGERTANGSLLSGQIDRFAEFDAELFGMAPAHAALTDPQHRVIAELVWEAMEDACLDTQRAGDRVGVFVGGGPDIYLHRNVLPDQRTVRAHGTEQIMLGNSRDFLATALSYRLGFTGPSMTVQTACSTSLVAVHQAVRSLLTYECDVALAGGITVFPVERPEHEGPEGGIYAPDGRCRSFTQGSRGTVPSSGAGIVVLRRSADLADGAGRARAHIVGSAVNNDGADRMGMTAPSPRGQADVLREALEVSGLSPADIGYIEAHGTGTVLGDQVELAALAEVYGTGTAAPRCAIGTVKPNIGHTDSAAGVLGLIKTVLALQHDTLLPVAGQPGDGPDADLGAARFFLPRKPATWSAEVPRRAAVSSFGFGGTNAHVILAPADPVPEPAAAPDDRPRVAALSAATPQALRDKAKDLADWLDGPGARSALPGVLGTLWHGRRRLARRSAVALPTDPAAAREQLRQWLLETAKGADAPAAVADAPVAVMLPGQGTRLAGTGASAAEDPRFGEDLARLSAAVLRAGGPDLRGFETWEGDDPRLLDTSVMQPLLFVVGLAHLWRLERRGVRPRALLGHSVGELTAAAYAGVFGVEDAAAAVVRRGALMSRAPAGAMLAVPLDEDAARDLAAGLPADVCGVNGPDTTVLGGDPDTVAELERRCAGRGLSAQRLETAHAFHSRAMDEAAAGFGEFLATLPLSAPRLTVISNRTGAELTAEQATDPAYWAGQLRGTVRLADGIRTLLAGRPAAVVGIHGGRALTNPVRHTARLLGLAHPPTIIELLGRSGADEALAHEDALARLWAAGCPVEFDVPHVTSPVPLPRYPFAATRHWIEATPGALPHERPAAAAAPAHEPVPQPAPAAPADAAEEPAGDLAVAITAIWQEAFGGEPLQPSDNFFTLGGTSLQAAQLLTVVNDTLLLGVALGDLYEHSDLGAFISRAEELAGARDDAELLRLLDEIEGTP from the coding sequence ATGACAGAGCTGGACAATGCCGTGGCCGTGGTGGGGCTTGCCCTGCGGGCCCCGGGCGCATCGGATCCGGAGACCTTCCTCGCCCGTCTCGCCGGGGGCGAGGTCTCGCTGCCGGCGGCCCGGGGGGAACGGACCGCCAACGGCAGCCTGCTCAGCGGGCAGATCGACCGCTTCGCCGAGTTCGACGCCGAACTGTTCGGGATGGCGCCCGCCCACGCGGCGCTGACGGACCCTCAGCACCGGGTGATCGCCGAGCTGGTCTGGGAGGCCATGGAGGACGCCTGCCTGGACACCCAGCGCGCCGGCGACCGGGTCGGCGTCTTCGTCGGCGGTGGTCCCGACATCTACCTGCACCGCAACGTGCTGCCCGACCAGCGGACCGTACGGGCCCACGGGACCGAGCAGATCATGCTCGGCAACTCCCGTGACTTCCTCGCCACCGCGCTCTCCTACCGGCTCGGCTTCACCGGCCCGAGCATGACGGTGCAGACGGCCTGCTCCACCTCCCTGGTCGCCGTCCACCAGGCCGTGCGCAGCCTGCTCACCTACGAATGCGACGTGGCGCTCGCGGGCGGGATCACCGTCTTCCCGGTCGAGCGGCCCGAGCACGAGGGGCCCGAGGGCGGCATCTACGCGCCCGACGGCCGCTGCCGCAGCTTCACCCAGGGCAGCCGGGGGACGGTGCCGTCGAGCGGCGCCGGCATCGTGGTGCTGCGCCGGTCGGCCGACCTCGCCGACGGCGCCGGCCGCGCCCGGGCGCACATCGTCGGCAGCGCGGTCAACAACGACGGCGCCGACCGGATGGGCATGACCGCGCCCAGCCCGCGGGGCCAGGCCGACGTGCTCCGCGAGGCCCTGGAGGTATCCGGGCTCTCCCCCGCGGACATCGGCTACATCGAGGCGCACGGCACCGGAACCGTCCTCGGCGACCAGGTCGAACTGGCGGCGCTGGCCGAGGTCTACGGCACCGGCACAGCCGCTCCGCGCTGCGCGATCGGCACGGTGAAGCCGAACATCGGCCACACCGACAGCGCGGCCGGGGTGCTCGGCCTGATCAAGACGGTGCTGGCGCTCCAGCACGACACGCTCCTGCCGGTCGCCGGCCAGCCGGGCGACGGCCCGGACGCGGATCTCGGCGCGGCCCGGTTCTTCCTGCCGCGGAAGCCCGCGACCTGGAGCGCCGAGGTCCCGCGCCGGGCCGCGGTCAGTTCGTTCGGCTTCGGCGGCACCAACGCGCACGTGATCCTCGCCCCGGCCGACCCCGTCCCGGAACCCGCCGCGGCACCGGACGACCGGCCGCGGGTGGCGGCGCTCTCCGCCGCGACCCCGCAGGCGCTGCGCGACAAGGCCAAGGACCTGGCCGACTGGCTCGACGGCCCCGGCGCGCGCAGCGCCCTCCCCGGAGTGCTCGGCACCCTGTGGCACGGCCGGCGCCGGCTCGCCCGCCGGTCCGCCGTCGCGCTGCCCACCGACCCGGCCGCCGCCCGCGAACAGCTGCGGCAGTGGCTGCTGGAGACGGCGAAGGGAGCCGACGCGCCGGCGGCGGTGGCCGATGCCCCGGTGGCCGTGATGCTGCCCGGGCAGGGCACCCGCCTGGCGGGCACCGGGGCGTCGGCCGCCGAGGACCCCCGCTTCGGCGAGGACCTCGCCCGGCTGTCCGCCGCCGTGCTGCGGGCCGGCGGCCCCGATCTGCGCGGCTTCGAGACCTGGGAGGGCGACGACCCGCGGCTGCTGGACACCTCCGTGATGCAGCCGCTGCTGTTCGTGGTGGGCCTGGCGCACCTGTGGCGGCTGGAGCGCCGGGGCGTCCGGCCGCGCGCGCTGCTCGGCCACAGCGTCGGCGAGCTGACCGCGGCCGCGTACGCCGGAGTGTTCGGCGTGGAGGACGCGGCCGCAGCCGTCGTACGGCGCGGAGCGCTGATGAGCCGGGCCCCGGCCGGGGCAATGCTGGCCGTCCCACTGGACGAGGACGCCGCCCGCGACCTCGCCGCGGGGCTGCCCGCCGACGTGTGCGGCGTCAACGGCCCCGACACGACGGTGCTCGGCGGCGACCCGGACACGGTCGCCGAGCTGGAGCGGCGCTGCGCCGGGCGCGGGCTCTCCGCGCAACGGCTGGAGACCGCGCACGCCTTCCACTCCCGCGCGATGGACGAGGCCGCCGCCGGCTTCGGGGAGTTCCTCGCGACCCTGCCGCTGTCCGCACCCCGGCTGACCGTCATCTCGAACCGCACCGGCGCGGAGCTGACCGCCGAGCAGGCCACCGACCCCGCCTACTGGGCAGGGCAGTTGCGCGGAACCGTGCGGCTGGCCGACGGGATCCGCACCCTGCTGGCGGGCCGCCCCGCCGCGGTCGTCGGCATCCACGGCGGCCGCGCGCTGACCAATCCCGTACGGCACACCGCCCGCCTGCTGGGCCTGGCACACCCGCCGACGATCATCGAGCTGCTCGGGCGCTCCGGTGCGGACGAGGCACTGGCTCACGAGGACGCGCTGGCGCGACTCTGGGCGGCCGGCTGCCCGGTGGAGTTCGACGTGCCCCACGTCACCTCGCCCGTCCCGCTGCCGCGTTACCCGTTCGCGGCCACCCGGCACTGGATCGAGGCGACGCCGGGGGCCCTGCCCCACGAACGGCCCGCCGCTGCCGCCGCCCCGGCCCACGAGCCGGTGCCGCAGCCCGCGCCGGCGGCGCCCGCGGACGCCGCGGAGGAGCCGGCCGGCGACCTCGCCGTCGCGATCACCGCCATCTGGCAGGAGGCGTTCGGCGGCGAGCCGCTGCAGCCGTCCGACAACTTCTTCACCCTCGGCGGTACGTCGCTGCAGGCCGCCCAGCTCCTCACGGTCGTCAACGACACACTGCTGCTCGGCGTCGCGCTCGGGGACCTCTACGAGCACTCCGACCTCGGTGCCTTCATCAGCCGCGCCGAGGAGCTCGCCGGCGCGCGGGACGACGCCGAACTCCTGCGGCTGCTCGACGAGATCGAAGGGACCCCGTGA
- a CDS encoding MupA/Atu3671 family FMN-dependent luciferase-like monooxygenase, translating into MNDLSQRLAALTPEQRRVLGQEMRRRAARTGPAAADGSPGAPARQSLYFFASADTVSPQEYYRFVLDAAARADAAGLHAVWLPERHFVDFGGHSPNPAVLAAAVAVRTEHLRIRAGSVAAPLHHPARIAEDWSVVDNLSGGRSGISFASGWHPDDFVLARTDYADRRADTLRIIEQVRAHWRGEAVSHPTTAGGTAAVRTGPRPVRPDLPVWLTSAGHGETFAAAGRAGYGVMTALLGQTLPVLRENIAGYRAAWREAGHAGDGDVVVMVHAHVSDRPDLEDYLRPAMHGYLRAYRSQTAASGEEEAVLLESAYLNFLQGPSLLGTPDKAAGVLGLLREAGADEVGFLVDFGLPTDDVLAALPALFACIPAEAAR; encoded by the coding sequence GTGAACGACCTCTCCCAGCGACTGGCCGCCCTCACGCCCGAACAACGGCGCGTCCTCGGCCAGGAGATGCGCCGCCGCGCGGCCCGGACCGGGCCGGCGGCCGCCGACGGATCCCCGGGCGCCCCCGCCCGGCAGAGCCTGTACTTCTTCGCCAGCGCGGACACGGTCTCCCCTCAGGAGTACTACCGCTTCGTCCTCGACGCGGCGGCGCGGGCCGACGCGGCCGGCCTGCACGCCGTATGGCTCCCGGAGCGGCACTTCGTGGACTTCGGTGGGCACTCGCCGAACCCGGCGGTGCTGGCCGCCGCGGTCGCCGTGCGCACCGAGCACCTCCGGATCCGCGCCGGCAGCGTCGCCGCGCCGCTGCACCACCCGGCGCGGATCGCCGAGGACTGGTCGGTGGTCGACAACCTGTCCGGCGGCCGGAGCGGGATCTCGTTCGCCAGCGGATGGCATCCCGACGACTTCGTGCTGGCCCGTACCGACTACGCCGACCGGCGCGCGGACACCCTGCGGATCATCGAGCAGGTGCGGGCGCACTGGCGGGGCGAGGCGGTGAGCCATCCGACCACCGCCGGGGGCACCGCCGCGGTCCGCACCGGCCCCCGGCCGGTGCGGCCGGACCTCCCGGTCTGGCTCACCTCGGCGGGCCACGGGGAGACCTTCGCCGCCGCCGGACGGGCCGGTTACGGCGTGATGACCGCGCTGCTGGGCCAGACGCTGCCGGTGCTGCGGGAGAACATCGCCGGCTACCGCGCGGCATGGCGGGAGGCCGGCCACGCCGGGGACGGCGACGTGGTGGTGATGGTGCACGCCCACGTCAGCGACCGGCCCGACCTGGAGGACTACCTGCGTCCGGCCATGCACGGTTACCTGCGCGCCTACCGCAGTCAGACGGCCGCGTCCGGCGAGGAGGAGGCGGTGCTCCTGGAGAGCGCCTACCTCAACTTCCTCCAGGGCCCCTCGCTCCTCGGCACGCCCGACAAGGCCGCGGGGGTGCTCGGGCTGCTGCGCGAGGCGGGCGCCGACGAGGTGGGGTTCCTGGTGGACTTCGGGCTGCCCACCGACGACGTGCTGGCGGCGCTGCCCGCCCTGTTCGCCTGCATACCCGCGGAGGCTGCCCGATGA